From the Pseudomonas baltica genome, one window contains:
- a CDS encoding sulfate/molybdate ABC transporter ATP-binding protein — protein sequence MSIEVRNVSKRFNAFQALDRIDLDIQSGELVALLGPSGCGKTTLLRIIAGLETPDQGNIVFHGEDVSGHDVRDRNVGFVFQHYALFRHMTVFDNVAFGLRMKPKAERPNETRIAEKVHELLNMVQLDWLADRYPEQLSGGQRQRIALARALAVEPKVLLLDEPFGALDAKVRKELRRWLARLHEDINLTSVFVTHDQEEAMEVADRIVVMNKGKIEQIGSPGQVYENPASDFVYHFLGDSNRLHLGGEEHVLFRPHEVSLSRSELEDHHAAEVRDIRPLGATTRVTLKVEGQPDLIEAEVVKDHDSLVGLARGETLFFKPKVWQKVSGI from the coding sequence ATGTCGATCGAAGTGCGTAACGTCAGCAAACGATTCAATGCCTTTCAGGCCCTCGACCGCATCGATCTGGACATCCAGAGCGGCGAGTTGGTGGCGCTGCTCGGGCCGTCGGGCTGTGGCAAGACCACCCTGCTGCGTATCATCGCCGGGCTGGAGACGCCGGATCAGGGCAATATCGTCTTCCATGGCGAAGACGTCTCGGGCCATGACGTGCGCGATCGCAACGTCGGCTTCGTGTTCCAGCACTACGCCTTGTTCCGCCATATGACAGTGTTCGACAACGTCGCCTTCGGCCTGCGCATGAAGCCCAAGGCCGAGCGCCCCAACGAGACCCGCATTGCCGAGAAGGTCCACGAGCTGCTGAACATGGTGCAGCTCGACTGGCTGGCCGATCGATATCCCGAGCAATTGTCCGGTGGCCAACGCCAGCGTATCGCCCTGGCCCGCGCGCTGGCGGTGGAGCCCAAGGTGCTGCTGCTCGACGAGCCCTTCGGCGCACTGGATGCCAAGGTGCGCAAGGAGCTGCGCCGCTGGCTGGCGCGCCTGCACGAAGACATCAACCTGACCTCGGTGTTCGTGACCCACGACCAGGAAGAAGCCATGGAAGTGGCCGACCGCATCGTGGTGATGAACAAGGGCAAGATCGAGCAGATCGGCTCGCCGGGGCAGGTCTACGAGAACCCGGCCAGCGATTTCGTCTATCACTTCCTCGGCGACTCCAATCGTCTGCATCTGGGCGGTGAAGAGCACGTGCTGTTCCGCCCCCACGAGGTGTCGCTGTCGCGCAGCGAGCTGGAAGACCACCACGCCGCCGAAGTACGCGATATCCGCCCACTGGGTGCGACGACGCGAGTGACGTTGAAGGTGGAAGGCCAGCCGGACTTGATCGAGGCTGAGGTGGTCAAGGATCACGACAGCCTGGTGGGCCTGGCGCGCGGCGAGACGTTGTTCTTCAAGCCGAAGGTGTGGCAGAAGGTTTCGGGCATCTAG
- the cysT gene encoding sulfate ABC transporter permease subunit CysT, which produces MSRRISPVIPGFGLTLGYTIVYLSLIVLIPLAAMFIHAAQLTWDQFWTIVTAPRVLAALKLSFGTALAAAIINGIIGTLLAWVLVRYTFPGRKIIDAMIDLPFALPTAVAGIALTALYSPNGLVGRFATDLGFKIAYSPLGITLALTFVTLPFVVRTVQPVLADIPREVEEAAACLGAKPLQVFRHILVPALLPAWLTGFALALARGVGEYGSVIFIAGNMPMKTEILPLLIMVKLDQYDYTGATAIGVMMLVVSFIMLLLINLLQRRIETP; this is translated from the coding sequence ATGTCGCGTCGTATCTCCCCCGTCATACCCGGCTTCGGGCTGACGCTGGGCTACACCATCGTGTACCTCAGTCTGATTGTGTTGATTCCTCTGGCGGCGATGTTCATCCATGCCGCCCAGCTGACCTGGGACCAGTTCTGGACCATCGTCACCGCACCACGGGTGCTGGCGGCGCTCAAGTTGAGCTTTGGCACGGCGCTGGCCGCCGCCATCATCAACGGCATCATCGGCACCTTGCTGGCCTGGGTGCTGGTGCGTTACACCTTCCCCGGTCGCAAGATCATCGACGCCATGATCGACCTGCCATTCGCCCTGCCCACGGCCGTGGCCGGGATCGCGCTCACCGCGCTGTATTCGCCCAACGGCCTGGTCGGCCGCTTCGCCACCGACCTGGGCTTCAAGATCGCCTACTCGCCGCTCGGCATCACCCTTGCGCTCACTTTCGTGACCCTGCCGTTCGTGGTCCGCACCGTGCAACCAGTGCTCGCCGACATCCCCCGTGAAGTCGAAGAAGCCGCCGCCTGCCTGGGCGCCAAGCCGCTGCAGGTGTTTCGCCACATCCTCGTGCCGGCCTTGCTGCCCGCCTGGCTGACCGGCTTCGCGCTGGCGTTGGCCCGGGGCGTGGGCGAGTACGGATCGGTGATCTTCATCGCCGGCAACATGCCGATGAAGACCGAAATCCTGCCGCTGCTGATCATGGTCAAGCTCGATCAATACGACTACACCGGCGCCACCGCCATCGGCGTGATGATGCTGGTGGTTTCCTTCATCATGTTGCTGCTGATCAACTTGCTGCAGCGGCGTATCGAAACCCCTTGA
- the cysW gene encoding sulfate ABC transporter permease subunit CysW, which yields MSSSTTSAANAARRGSVLSRRILITLGWLVFALFLLLPLFIVVSQGLSSGLGAFFTAIFEPDALSALKLTVLAVVISVPLNLLFGVCAAWCVSKYSFRGKTILVTLIDLPFSVSPVIAGLVYVLMFGAQGLLGPWLQDHDIQIVFALPGIVLATIFVTVPFVARELIPLMQEQGTQEEEAARLLGANGLQMFWYVTVPNIKWGLIYGVVLCTARAMGEFGAVSVVSGHIRGVTNTLPLHVEILYNEYNHVAAFAVASLLLILALFILLLKQWSESRINRLRNSAAEE from the coding sequence ATGTCTTCGTCCACTACTTCGGCGGCCAATGCCGCGCGGCGTGGCAGCGTACTTTCACGGCGCATCCTGATCACCCTGGGCTGGCTGGTGTTCGCGTTGTTCCTGTTGCTGCCGCTGTTTATCGTGGTGTCCCAGGGGCTGAGTTCCGGCCTGGGCGCCTTCTTCACCGCTATCTTCGAGCCTGACGCGCTGTCGGCGCTGAAGCTGACCGTGCTGGCGGTGGTCATTTCGGTGCCGCTCAACTTGCTGTTCGGCGTGTGCGCGGCCTGGTGCGTGAGCAAGTACAGCTTCCGCGGCAAGACCATCCTGGTCACCCTGATCGACCTGCCGTTCTCGGTCTCGCCGGTGATCGCCGGCCTGGTCTACGTGTTGATGTTCGGCGCCCAGGGGTTGCTTGGGCCGTGGTTGCAGGATCACGACATCCAGATCGTCTTCGCCCTGCCGGGGATCGTGCTGGCGACCATCTTCGTCACTGTGCCCTTCGTCGCCCGCGAGCTGATCCCGCTGATGCAGGAGCAGGGCACTCAGGAAGAAGAGGCCGCGCGCCTGCTCGGTGCCAACGGCCTGCAGATGTTCTGGTACGTGACGGTGCCCAATATCAAGTGGGGCCTGATCTACGGCGTGGTGCTCTGCACGGCGCGGGCGATGGGCGAGTTCGGCGCGGTGTCGGTGGTGTCCGGGCACATCCGCGGGGTGACCAACACCTTGCCGCTGCACGTCGAGATCCTCTACAACGAATACAACCACGTGGCTGCGTTTGCAGTGGCCAGCCTGCTGCTGATCCTGGCGCTCTTTATCCTGCTGCTCAAGCAGTGGAGCGAGTCCCGTATTAACCGCCTGCGCAATAGCGCCGCGGAGGAATAA
- the desA gene encoding delta-9 fatty acid desaturase DesA translates to MWYNGFLDLSPWQLVAITLLLTHVTILSVTIYLHRYSAHRSLELNAGLKHFFRFWLWLTTGQNTREWTAIHRKHHAKCETVDDPHSPVIKGLGTVLRTGAELYRAEAQNPETLRIYGKNCPEDWIERNLYSRYKLGGIAIMAVIDIALFGALGLTVWAVQMMWIPSWAAGVINGLGHAMGYRNFECRDAATNLVPWGIIVGGEELHNNHHTYPNSAKLSVRKWEFDMGWMWIRIFSALRLAKVQRVAPIAHRVEGKGHLDMDTAMAILNNRFQIMAQYRKLVIAPLVQQELDRVDQSVRHQFRRAKRLLSRETSLLDDRHQQRIQGMLEHSHALKVIYEKRLALQLIWARTSANGHDMLAAIKEWVQDAETSGIQSLHEFAAQLKTYSLRPALA, encoded by the coding sequence ATGTGGTACAACGGTTTTCTCGATTTATCGCCTTGGCAACTGGTGGCCATCACCCTGTTGCTGACTCACGTGACCATCCTCAGCGTCACGATCTACCTGCATCGCTATTCGGCGCACCGCTCGTTGGAGCTCAATGCCGGGCTCAAGCACTTCTTTCGTTTCTGGCTGTGGTTGACCACGGGCCAGAATACCCGCGAGTGGACTGCCATCCACCGCAAGCACCACGCCAAGTGCGAGACCGTCGACGACCCGCACAGCCCCGTCATCAAGGGCCTGGGCACGGTTCTGCGCACCGGCGCCGAGCTGTATCGCGCCGAGGCGCAGAACCCGGAAACACTGCGTATCTACGGCAAGAACTGCCCCGAGGACTGGATCGAACGCAACCTGTACAGCCGCTACAAGCTGGGCGGCATCGCCATCATGGCGGTCATCGATATCGCCTTGTTCGGCGCGCTCGGCCTGACCGTCTGGGCCGTGCAGATGATGTGGATCCCCTCCTGGGCTGCCGGCGTCATCAACGGCCTGGGCCACGCAATGGGCTATCGCAACTTCGAGTGCCGTGACGCAGCCACCAATCTGGTGCCCTGGGGCATCATCGTGGGCGGCGAGGAGCTGCACAACAACCACCATACCTACCCGAACTCGGCCAAGCTGTCGGTGCGCAAGTGGGAATTCGACATGGGCTGGATGTGGATCCGCATCTTCAGCGCCCTGCGCTTGGCCAAGGTGCAGCGCGTGGCACCGATCGCCCACCGCGTCGAAGGCAAGGGCCACCTGGACATGGACACCGCCATGGCCATCCTCAACAACCGATTCCAGATCATGGCGCAGTACCGCAAGCTGGTGATCGCGCCGCTGGTGCAACAGGAGCTCGATCGCGTCGACCAGTCGGTGCGCCACCAATTCCGCCGGGCCAAGCGCCTGCTGTCGCGCGAAACCAGCCTGCTCGATGATCGGCACCAGCAGCGCATACAGGGCATGCTGGAGCACAGCCACGCGCTCAAGGTGATCTATGAGAAGCGCCTGGCACTGCAGCTGATCTGGGCGCGAACCAGCGCGAACGGCCATGACATGCTGGCCGCCATCAAGGAGTGGGTACAGGACGCTGAAACCAGCGGTATCCAATCGCTGCACGAGTTCGCCGCCCAGCTTAAAACCTACTCGCTGCGCCCTGCCCTGGCGTGA
- a CDS encoding MetQ/NlpA family ABC transporter substrate-binding protein, whose amino-acid sequence MKKTLLLTAFAAALSLAGFAHAGEKLVVAATPIPHAEILELIKPTLAKEGVDLEIKVFTDYVQPNVQVAEKHLDANYFQTKPYLDNFNKGKGTNLITVVGVHVEPFGGYSKKVTKLADLKDGATVAIPNEGSNSGRALLLLQKSGLITLKDPTNALATPKDIVKNDKHLKFKELESAMLPRVLDQVDLDMINTNYALEAGLNPAKDALVIEGADSPYVNFLVARPDNQNSDAIQKLAKALTSPEVKAFIAEKYKGAVLPAF is encoded by the coding sequence ATGAAAAAGACTTTGTTGTTGACCGCTTTCGCCGCCGCTCTGTCCCTGGCAGGCTTCGCCCATGCCGGCGAAAAACTGGTGGTCGCGGCCACGCCTATCCCGCACGCCGAGATCCTCGAGCTGATCAAGCCGACCCTGGCCAAAGAAGGCGTGGACCTGGAAATCAAAGTCTTCACCGACTATGTGCAGCCGAACGTGCAGGTCGCCGAGAAGCATCTGGACGCCAACTACTTCCAGACCAAACCGTACCTGGACAACTTCAACAAAGGCAAAGGCACCAACCTGATCACCGTTGTCGGCGTGCACGTCGAACCCTTTGGCGGTTACTCGAAGAAGGTCACCAAACTGGCTGATCTGAAAGACGGCGCCACCGTGGCCATTCCTAACGAGGGCAGCAACAGCGGCCGCGCCTTGCTGCTGCTGCAAAAATCCGGCTTGATCACCCTGAAAGATCCGACCAACGCCCTGGCCACGCCGAAAGACATCGTCAAGAACGACAAGCACCTGAAGTTCAAGGAGCTTGAGTCGGCCATGCTGCCGCGCGTACTGGACCAGGTCGATCTGGACATGATCAACACCAACTACGCGCTGGAAGCGGGCCTGAACCCGGCCAAGGATGCGCTGGTGATCGAAGGCGCCGATTCGCCGTACGTGAACTTCCTGGTGGCACGTCCTGACAACCAGAACAGCGACGCCATTCAGAAGCTGGCCAAGGCGCTGACCAGCCCTGAGGTCAAAGCCTTCATCGCGGAAAAATACAAAGGCGCCGTACTTCCTGCGTTCTAA
- a CDS encoding efflux RND transporter periplasmic adaptor subunit gives MKRALLTGCLLLCACSKEQPPPEPVRPVLSMLVSAQDQAQLGRFAGTVEARYQSTLGFRVAGRIARREVDVGAQVQADQLLAVLDPTDQQNRLRSNQGDLARVEAQYINAQANARRQQELFDRGVGAQAGLDIALTDLKTAKASRDQAQAAVSQGRDELSYSELRADHAAIVTQWQAEAGQTVAAGQQIVTLARPDIKEAVIDLPSELASRLPLGVQMQVSAQLDPSQQTTGVVREIEPQADSSTRTRRARLTLADTPAGFRLGTAISVTLSSAIAPQIELPLSTLLETDGKTQVWVIDPQASTVSVRDVQVLSRSAGLALIGNGVKPGERVVTAGVHSLKPGQKIKIDEEGPQ, from the coding sequence ATGAAGCGGGCTCTACTGACCGGTTGTCTGTTGCTGTGCGCCTGCTCCAAGGAACAACCGCCACCCGAACCCGTACGTCCGGTGCTGTCGATGCTGGTCAGCGCGCAGGATCAGGCTCAACTGGGGCGCTTCGCTGGCACTGTCGAGGCGCGCTATCAAAGTACCTTGGGCTTTCGCGTGGCCGGGCGCATCGCCCGCCGCGAAGTCGATGTCGGCGCTCAGGTGCAGGCCGATCAACTGCTGGCCGTGCTTGACCCCACCGATCAACAGAATCGCCTGCGCTCCAACCAGGGCGACCTGGCTCGGGTCGAGGCGCAATACATCAACGCCCAGGCCAATGCCCGTCGCCAGCAAGAGCTGTTCGACCGTGGCGTCGGCGCCCAGGCCGGGTTGGACATCGCCCTGACCGACCTGAAAACCGCCAAGGCCTCCCGTGATCAAGCCCAGGCCGCCGTCAGCCAGGGCCGCGACGAGCTCAGCTACAGCGAGCTGCGCGCCGATCATGCGGCCATCGTCACCCAATGGCAGGCCGAGGCCGGGCAGACCGTCGCCGCGGGCCAGCAGATCGTCACCCTCGCGCGGCCGGACATCAAGGAAGCGGTCATCGACCTGCCCTCCGAGCTGGCCTCGCGCTTGCCGCTCGGCGTGCAGATGCAGGTCTCGGCGCAACTCGATCCCAGCCAGCAGACCACCGGCGTGGTGCGAGAAATCGAACCCCAGGCCGACAGCAGCACTCGCACCCGCCGTGCGCGCCTGACGCTGGCCGACACGCCCGCAGGCTTTCGCCTCGGCACGGCCATCAGTGTGACCCTCAGCTCGGCGATCGCGCCGCAGATCGAACTGCCGCTCAGCACCCTGCTCGAAACCGACGGCAAGACCCAGGTGTGGGTAATCGATCCGCAGGCCAGTACCGTGTCAGTGCGTGACGTTCAAGTGCTCTCGCGCAGTGCCGGCCTGGCGTTGATCGGCAACGGCGTCAAGCCCGGCGAGCGCGTGGTGACCGCCGGCGTCCACAGCCTCAAACCGGGCCAGAAAATAAAAATAGATGAGGAAGGCCCGCAATGA
- a CDS encoding efflux RND transporter periplasmic adaptor subunit yields MAVSFSRWRLGLCLVSLLALSACDDAPPAAPELVRVRVQPVQPADFASTANMTGDIQARVQTELSFRVGGKIVQRKVEVGDRVTAKQVLAQLDPKDLQVNVDSAKAEVGAEQARVTQAQAAFERQAKLLPKGYTSRSEYDSAQASLRSSQSALAAANAQLANAREQLGYTALVADAPGVITARKAEVGQVVQATAPIFSLARDGERDAVFNVYESLFVQPPTDQPVTVSLLENPAIKATGRIREITPAVSADTGTLQVKVALSQVPAQMPLGAVVSGALVGQGKSSVSLPWAALTKDAKDPAVWLVDNDSKVALQRVTVGRYLTGQVIISDGLDQGQRVVVAGGQLLHPGMQVEVADEVKQ; encoded by the coding sequence ATGGCTGTCTCTTTCTCACGGTGGCGGCTCGGCCTGTGCCTGGTCAGCCTCCTGGCCCTGTCTGCTTGCGACGATGCCCCGCCAGCGGCGCCCGAGCTGGTCCGCGTGCGGGTACAGCCGGTACAACCCGCCGATTTTGCCAGCACCGCCAACATGACCGGTGATATTCAGGCCCGCGTGCAGACTGAGCTGTCGTTCCGCGTGGGCGGCAAGATCGTCCAGCGCAAGGTCGAAGTCGGCGATCGAGTCACCGCCAAGCAGGTGCTGGCGCAGCTCGACCCCAAGGACCTGCAGGTCAATGTCGATTCCGCCAAGGCCGAGGTCGGCGCCGAGCAGGCACGGGTCACGCAGGCCCAGGCCGCCTTCGAGCGTCAGGCCAAGTTGCTGCCCAAGGGCTACACCAGCCGCAGTGAATACGATTCCGCCCAAGCGTCGCTGCGCAGCAGCCAGAGCGCCCTGGCCGCTGCCAACGCGCAGCTGGCCAACGCCCGCGAGCAGCTGGGTTATACGGCGCTGGTGGCCGATGCGCCGGGCGTCATCACGGCACGCAAGGCCGAGGTCGGGCAGGTGGTGCAGGCCACCGCGCCGATCTTCAGCCTGGCCCGTGATGGCGAGCGCGATGCGGTCTTCAACGTGTACGAATCGCTGTTCGTGCAGCCACCCACCGATCAGCCCGTCACGGTCAGCTTGCTCGAAAATCCGGCGATCAAAGCCACCGGGCGCATTCGTGAAATCACCCCAGCGGTCTCGGCCGACACCGGCACGCTGCAGGTCAAGGTGGCACTGTCGCAGGTGCCCGCGCAAATGCCACTGGGCGCGGTGGTCAGCGGCGCGCTGGTAGGCCAGGGCAAATCCAGCGTCTCGCTGCCGTGGGCGGCGTTGACCAAGGACGCCAAGGACCCTGCCGTATGGCTGGTCGACAACGACAGCAAGGTCGCCTTGCAGCGGGTCACGGTGGGCCGTTACCTCACCGGCCAGGTGATCATCAGCGACGGCCTGGATCAAGGCCAGCGAGTGGTAGTCGCCGGGGGCCAGTTGCTGCACCCCGGCATGCAGGTTGAAGTGGCTGATGAGGTCAAGCAATGA
- the dibA gene encoding phosphodiesterase DibA, with translation MAVPSRNALRVALSYLALSVLWYVLTDQILSRFFDNSVQIAHGQMISGYFWIVLSALVLLFARSRLLRDLAAEGSQRRAEQDRLRMAAAVFDSTLEGVLVTNAQGQIVHVNRAFMDITGYCAEEVIGCNPSKFKSGRHDPAFYHQLFADLDAKGEWHGEIWNRRKSGEVYPQWQTIRVIRTPRGVITHYVAVFSDVSASKRSAQELTRLAHHDPLTELPNRLLFSDRVEQSLSAARAHKRICALLFIDLDHFQSVNDGLGHAAGDRLLKAVAQRLEALMGESMTLARLGGDEFAVLIENCVQVAQAAELAQRLANALKEPFTLDQQTLFMGASVGISLFPDDASSAEQLLRNADSALFKAKNSGRGGYALYTEALTAHARQRLEVGAELRRALQQEELRVYYQPVHDLGSGAMVGVEALVRWMHPQRGLVPPIEFIPVAEDSGLIVDIDRWVTRQACEQMVAWQAQGRALEFVAVNLSSRLFGHADLNAGFAQVLDSTGLDPALLEVEVTESAVMDDPDRALEQLHSLRALGLRLAIDDFGTGYSSLLRLKRLPVHKLKIDQGFVAGLPDDEDDIAIVRAIIALAHSMGLQVHAEGIEQPEQGEFLRRHGCELGQGYGFGRPVPPEQLQWAQAL, from the coding sequence ATGGCCGTACCCTCCCGAAATGCGCTGCGTGTAGCGCTGTCTTACCTTGCACTGTCGGTGCTCTGGTATGTGCTCACTGATCAAATATTGAGCAGATTTTTCGATAATTCCGTCCAAATTGCCCATGGGCAAATGATTAGCGGATATTTCTGGATCGTGCTCAGCGCCTTGGTGCTGCTGTTCGCGCGTTCCAGGCTGCTGCGTGACCTGGCTGCCGAGGGCTCCCAGCGCCGTGCCGAGCAAGACCGCCTGCGCATGGCCGCTGCGGTCTTCGACAGCACCCTTGAAGGCGTGCTGGTGACCAACGCTCAAGGACAGATCGTGCACGTCAACCGAGCGTTCATGGACATCACCGGTTACTGCGCTGAAGAGGTTATCGGCTGCAATCCGAGCAAGTTCAAGTCCGGTCGTCATGATCCTGCCTTCTACCATCAACTGTTCGCCGATCTCGATGCCAAGGGCGAATGGCATGGCGAGATCTGGAATCGGCGCAAAAGCGGCGAAGTGTACCCGCAATGGCAGACCATCCGCGTCATCCGGACCCCGCGTGGCGTCATTACCCATTATGTCGCAGTGTTTTCCGATGTCAGCGCGAGCAAGCGCTCGGCGCAAGAGCTGACCCGCCTGGCGCACCACGACCCACTCACCGAGTTGCCCAATCGCCTGTTGTTCAGCGACCGCGTCGAGCAATCGTTGAGCGCGGCGCGGGCGCACAAGCGTATTTGCGCGCTGTTGTTCATCGATCTCGATCATTTCCAGAGCGTCAACGATGGCCTCGGCCATGCGGCGGGTGATCGCCTGCTCAAGGCCGTCGCCCAGCGCCTGGAGGCGTTGATGGGTGAGAGCATGACCTTGGCGCGGCTGGGCGGCGACGAGTTTGCCGTGCTGATCGAGAACTGTGTACAGGTCGCCCAGGCCGCCGAACTGGCGCAGCGCCTGGCAAACGCGCTCAAGGAGCCGTTCACGCTCGACCAGCAAACGCTGTTCATGGGCGCCAGTGTGGGTATCAGCCTGTTCCCCGACGATGCCAGCAGCGCCGAGCAACTGCTGCGCAACGCCGACTCGGCACTGTTCAAGGCCAAGAACAGCGGTCGCGGCGGCTACGCCTTATATACCGAAGCGCTCACGGCCCACGCCCGCCAGCGTCTGGAGGTGGGCGCCGAACTGCGCCGGGCCTTGCAGCAGGAAGAACTGCGCGTCTATTACCAGCCGGTGCACGACCTCGGCAGCGGGGCCATGGTCGGCGTCGAGGCGCTGGTGCGCTGGATGCACCCGCAGCGCGGCCTGGTGCCGCCGATCGAGTTCATTCCGGTGGCCGAAGACAGCGGCTTGATCGTCGATATCGATCGTTGGGTCACGCGCCAGGCCTGCGAGCAGATGGTCGCCTGGCAGGCCCAAGGGCGAGCGCTGGAATTCGTTGCGGTCAATCTGTCGAGCCGGCTGTTCGGACACGCTGACCTGAATGCCGGGTTTGCCCAGGTCCTCGACAGCACCGGGCTGGACCCGGCGCTGCTGGAAGTGGAAGTGACGGAGAGCGCGGTCATGGACGACCCGGACCGTGCGCTGGAGCAGTTGCACAGCTTGCGCGCGCTGGGCCTGCGCCTGGCGATCGATGATTTCGGCACCGGTTATTCGTCGTTGCTGCGCCTCAAGCGCCTGCCCGTGCACAAGCTGAAGATCGACCAGGGCTTCGTGGCCGGTCTTCCAGATGACGAAGACGATATCGCCATCGTCCGCGCCATCATCGCTCTGGCCCACAGCATGGGCTTGCAGGTGCATGCCGAGGGCATCGAGCAGCCCGAGCAGGGCGAGTTCCTGCGCCGCCATGGCTGCGAACTTGGCCAGGGCTATGGCTTCGGTCGTCCTGTGCCTCCCGAGCAGCTTCAGTGGGCGCAGGCCTTGTAG
- a CDS encoding alpha/beta hydrolase: MRNDSIRYLIVPGWQGSADDHWQSHWQRSLPNSSRVEQADWMTPSCADWVAALEQSIIAAAGPVILIAHSLGCMAVVHWAAQAPRALLQQVQGVLLVAPADVERPNCPPALQNFAPIPRHLLPFPSQVVSSDNDAAISATRAMELARDWGAEIGILTGAGHINVKSGHQRWEQGFAYLYRLQSRLEQGSLRRA, translated from the coding sequence ATGCGCAACGACTCCATCCGCTACCTGATCGTGCCGGGCTGGCAAGGCTCTGCCGATGATCATTGGCAGAGCCATTGGCAGCGCAGCCTGCCGAACAGCAGCCGTGTCGAGCAGGCCGACTGGATGACGCCGTCGTGCGCGGATTGGGTCGCGGCGCTCGAGCAGTCGATCATCGCCGCCGCCGGCCCGGTCATCCTCATCGCTCACAGCCTGGGCTGCATGGCCGTGGTGCACTGGGCTGCGCAGGCGCCTCGCGCACTGTTGCAGCAAGTCCAGGGTGTGCTGCTGGTGGCGCCGGCCGATGTCGAGCGTCCCAACTGCCCGCCAGCGCTGCAGAATTTCGCACCGATCCCACGGCACTTGCTGCCGTTCCCGAGCCAGGTGGTGAGCTCCGACAACGATGCGGCCATCAGCGCTACGCGGGCGATGGAACTTGCCCGTGACTGGGGTGCCGAAATCGGCATCCTCACCGGTGCCGGCCACATCAATGTCAAGTCCGGACATCAGCGCTGGGAGCAGGGGTTCGCCTACCTGTATCGCCTGCAAAGCCGTCTGGAGCAAGGGTCGCTGCGCCGCGCCTGA
- a CDS encoding sulfate ABC transporter substrate-binding protein, whose translation MSIRRYALAAIASAVFAGSAVAKDYELLNVSYDPTRELYQDYNAEFTSFWTKDHPGDTVKIQQSHGGSGKQGRSVIDGLRADVVTLALAGDIDEIAKLGKTLPENWQTRLPDASTPYTSTIVFLVRKGNPKGIKDWGDLTKDGVSVITPNPKTSGGARWNFLAAYAYGLKANGGDETKAKEYLKTLFKHVPVLDTGARGSTITFVNNGQGDVLLAWENEAHLALKEDGGDAKFDIVTPSLSILAEPPVAVVDKNAEKKGNEEIAKAYLEHLYSPAGQEIAAKNFYRPRDEKVAAKYAAQFPKLNLVTIDKDFGGWKTAQPKFFNDGGIFDQIYQAQ comes from the coding sequence ATGTCGATTCGCCGTTATGCGTTGGCCGCCATCGCCAGCGCCGTATTTGCCGGTTCCGCCGTCGCCAAAGACTACGAACTGCTGAACGTGTCCTACGACCCGACCCGCGAGCTGTACCAGGACTACAACGCCGAATTCACCAGCTTCTGGACCAAGGATCACCCTGGCGACACCGTCAAGATCCAGCAATCCCACGGTGGTTCGGGCAAGCAAGGGCGTTCGGTGATCGATGGTTTGCGCGCTGACGTGGTGACTTTGGCCCTGGCCGGTGACATCGACGAAATCGCCAAGCTCGGCAAGACCCTGCCCGAAAACTGGCAGACCCGCCTGCCGGATGCCAGCACCCCGTACACATCGACCATCGTGTTCCTGGTGCGCAAGGGCAACCCCAAGGGCATCAAGGACTGGGGCGATCTGACCAAGGACGGCGTTTCGGTCATCACGCCTAATCCAAAAACCTCGGGTGGCGCGCGCTGGAACTTCCTGGCAGCCTACGCCTACGGCCTGAAAGCCAACGGCGGTGACGAAACCAAGGCCAAGGAATACCTCAAGACCCTGTTCAAGCACGTCCCGGTACTGGACACCGGTGCGCGTGGCTCGACCATCACCTTCGTCAACAACGGTCAGGGCGACGTCTTGCTGGCCTGGGAAAACGAAGCGCACCTGGCGCTGAAAGAAGACGGCGGCGACGCCAAGTTCGACATCGTCACCCCGTCGCTGTCGATCCTGGCCGAACCACCGGTCGCCGTGGTCGACAAGAACGCCGAGAAGAAGGGCAACGAAGAGATCGCCAAGGCGTACCTCGAGCACCTGTACAGCCCGGCCGGCCAGGAGATCGCAGCGAAGAACTTCTACCGCCCGCGTGACGAGAAGGTCGCGGCCAAATACGCTGCGCAATTCCCGAAACTCAACCTGGTTACTATCGACAAGGACTTCGGCGGCTGGAAAACTGCACAGCCGAAATTCTTCAACGATGGCGGGATTTTCGACCAGATCTATCAGGCGCAGTAA
- the oscA gene encoding sulfur starvation response protein OscA: MSAPLRSVDGQDEATILREIQSALRDLRFGAVEITVHNAQVVQIERKEKFRLQHQGNKPS, encoded by the coding sequence ATGAGCGCACCTCTGCGTAGTGTCGACGGACAGGACGAAGCCACCATCCTGCGTGAAATTCAAAGCGCGTTGCGCGATCTGCGCTTCGGTGCCGTGGAAATCACCGTGCACAACGCTCAGGTCGTGCAAATCGAGCGCAAGGAAAAATTCCGGCTTCAGCATCAGGGCAACAAGCCCAGCTGA